A stretch of Macrobrachium rosenbergii isolate ZJJX-2024 chromosome 12, ASM4041242v1, whole genome shotgun sequence DNA encodes these proteins:
- the LOC136844122 gene encoding uncharacterized protein, which yields MENIEDIVALITPAHRQQRNVMEAVVEYVHCMQRTFWKEPLTPGLRVAITLRFLATGDSYKSLQYSFRVAHNTISCIVPETCRAIVSAFGDEELQVPQTPEAWKQVASGFEERWNFPHVIGAIDGQHIRLRNPPLGGTHYYNCKKFFSMILLAIVDTSYKFLYVDVGAIGSE from the exons atggagaacATTGAGGACATCGTTGCCCTTATAACACCAGCACACAGACAACAAAGAAATGTAATGGAGGCCGTTGTGGAGTATGTGCACTGCATG CAACGCACATTTTGGAAGGAACCCCTTACGCCAGGACTGCGTGTGGCTATCACCCTACGTTTCCTCGCCACGGGTGACTCATATAAGAGCCTGCAATACTcattccgggtagcccacaacaccataaGTTGCATTGTACccgagacctgcagggccattgtttctgcctttggagatgaggaactgcaggtaccACAAACACCAGAGGCTTGGAAGCAGGTTGCCAGCGggtttgaggaacggtggaacttcccccaCGTAATTGGAGCAATAGACGGTCAACACatcaggctccgtaaccctcccctTGGTGGTACGCATTACTACAATTGCAAGAAGTTCTTCTCCATGATTCTACTTGCCATTGTCGACACTTCATATAAGTTCCTCTACGTGGACGTGGGTGCCATCGGGTCAGAGTAA